One Candidatus Dormiibacterota bacterium DNA segment encodes these proteins:
- a CDS encoding 3-isopropylmalate dehydratase small subunit, with product MESTLRGHVHKFGKNVDTDVIIPGKYCNIIDPAELGKHALEGIDPEYTARMKAGDIIVADTNFGCGSSREVAPIAIKGSGTSAVIAKSFARIFYRNALNIGLPIFESSEAVDGIENGDEIELEPATGVIRNITRGTSYQAAQFPPFMQSLIDAGGLVPYVEKRLAEANR from the coding sequence GTGGAATCCACACTACGCGGACACGTGCACAAGTTCGGCAAGAACGTCGATACCGACGTGATCATCCCCGGTAAATACTGCAACATCATCGATCCGGCGGAGCTCGGCAAACACGCGCTCGAAGGCATCGACCCCGAATACACGGCACGCATGAAAGCGGGCGACATTATCGTCGCCGATACGAACTTCGGCTGCGGTTCGAGCCGCGAGGTCGCGCCGATCGCGATCAAAGGCTCCGGCACCTCGGCCGTTATCGCCAAGAGCTTCGCGCGCATATTCTATCGCAACGCGCTGAACATCGGCTTGCCCATCTTCGAATCGAGCGAAGCGGTCGACGGCATCGAAAACGGTGACGAAATCGAACTCGAACCGGCGACCGGCGTCATTCGCAACATCACGCGCGGCACGTCGTACCAAGCGGCGCAATTCCCGCCGTTCATGCAATCGCTCATCGACGCCGGCGGGCTTGTTCCGTACGTAGAAAAGCGACTCGCCGAAGCGAATCGCTAG
- a CDS encoding 3-isopropylmalate dehydratase large subunit, with amino-acid sequence MGMTLTQKILARHAGLDRVEPGQIINANVDLVLANELSAAVAIGVMRGMKGADRVFDANKIALVEDHFVPAKDAQSAKLAKLMKDFAVEQKIKHFFDVGRGGIEHVVLPEEGLVAPGEVIVGGDSHTCTYGAFGAFATGMGSTDIAAAFVLGEVWLKVPGTIKIVYSGTLKNHVYAKDLMLRTVGELGIDGATYRAIEYHGSTVDALSITGRITMANMAIEAGAKNGIFHADEKTIAYVQERTDRPFMVERADNDAIYERVIAIDVDDLEPQIACPHTPDNVHPVSQVTREDIPLDQVFIGSCTNGYIEDLRVVAKILQGKRISPNVRVIVNPGSQKVWMQAAEEGILTILAAAGCAVNTPGCGACFGGHMGTLGDGERALSTTNRNYVGRMGSPKSEVYLSSPATCAASALTGIITDPRVVDAALV; translated from the coding sequence ATGGGCATGACACTTACGCAGAAGATCCTCGCTCGCCATGCGGGCCTCGACCGGGTCGAACCCGGGCAGATCATCAACGCCAACGTCGATTTGGTGCTCGCCAACGAGCTTTCCGCCGCCGTCGCCATCGGCGTCATGCGCGGCATGAAGGGCGCCGACCGCGTCTTTGACGCGAACAAGATCGCGCTGGTCGAGGACCATTTCGTTCCGGCCAAAGACGCGCAATCGGCAAAGCTCGCGAAGCTGATGAAAGATTTCGCCGTCGAGCAGAAGATCAAGCATTTCTTCGACGTCGGCCGCGGCGGCATCGAGCACGTCGTGCTGCCCGAAGAGGGCTTGGTCGCCCCGGGCGAAGTAATCGTCGGCGGCGATTCGCACACCTGCACCTACGGCGCCTTCGGCGCGTTCGCGACCGGTATGGGATCGACCGATATCGCGGCCGCGTTCGTGCTCGGCGAGGTTTGGCTCAAGGTTCCCGGTACGATCAAAATCGTGTACAGCGGAACCCTCAAGAATCACGTATACGCGAAGGACTTGATGCTGCGCACGGTCGGCGAACTCGGCATCGACGGCGCGACCTACCGTGCGATCGAATACCACGGAAGCACCGTCGACGCGCTCTCGATCACCGGCCGCATTACGATGGCCAACATGGCGATCGAAGCCGGCGCGAAGAACGGCATCTTCCACGCCGACGAGAAAACGATTGCCTACGTTCAGGAGCGCACCGATCGCCCGTTCATGGTCGAACGCGCCGATAACGATGCGATATACGAGCGCGTCATCGCGATCGACGTTGACGATCTCGAACCGCAAATCGCGTGCCCGCACACGCCCGACAACGTCCATCCCGTCTCCCAGGTAACGCGCGAAGACATTCCCTTAGACCAAGTCTTTATCGGCTCGTGCACCAACGGGTACATCGAGGATCTGCGGGTCGTCGCGAAGATTCTTCAAGGCAAACGCATTTCGCCGAACGTGCGCGTCATCGTCAACCCAGGTTCGCAAAAAGTCTGGATGCAGGCAGCCGAAGAGGGCATTCTCACGATCCTGGCCGCTGCCGGTTGCGCGGTGAACACCCCCGGCTGCGGCGCCTGCTTCGGCGGGCACATGGGCACCCTCGGCGACGGCGAGCGCGCGCTCTCCACGACCAATCGCAACTACGTGGGCCGCATGGGCTCGCCCAAGTCCGAAGTCTATCTCTCATCGCCCGCTACCTGTGCCGCGTCCGCGCTGACCGGCATCATCACCGATCCGCGCGTCGTCGACGCCGCACTCGTCTAG
- a CDS encoding acyl-CoA reductase produces MTALSHVPVARIVGAIADAAERWADADFPARVRAQALVVQRTGYSLPVVEYALDQLFSSLQPAAIVATIERELGQLAVLDGYASQGGDVRARALPAGHTCIVSSRTTIGVALWPALFALCAKCDVLVKDREDGFIRAFFSTLAEELDEFAGAARAQQWTGDDDAVDLQAFDAVVAFGNDATLARIAKQLSPNARYVAYGNKASAGYICASALSDQRAAAAIAAGAARDFVLYDTEGCLSLHMLFIERGGTITPEAFARILAAEIERATVEFPLGTRDAGASAAVASARDLAAFRAAGGSGSVFSNPQASFVLLLDPPANEAPPMLPRTLAAYSVDGPHDAQACVRKHGIPLEAIAVAGNTPAIARMAQTLGASRIARFGELQRPPLLAYHGGRPRIAEFVRWITDETHEGADDGR; encoded by the coding sequence GTGACCGCCCTCTCGCACGTCCCCGTGGCCCGGATCGTCGGCGCGATCGCGGACGCGGCCGAACGCTGGGCCGACGCCGACTTCCCGGCTCGCGTTCGCGCGCAGGCACTCGTCGTGCAGCGCACCGGATACTCGTTGCCGGTGGTGGAGTATGCGCTGGATCAACTTTTTTCGTCGCTGCAACCGGCCGCCATCGTTGCGACGATCGAGCGCGAACTCGGGCAGCTCGCGGTGCTGGATGGGTATGCCTCGCAGGGCGGCGACGTTCGAGCGCGTGCGTTGCCGGCGGGGCATACGTGCATCGTTTCAAGCCGCACGACCATCGGCGTCGCGCTCTGGCCCGCGCTCTTCGCGCTCTGCGCGAAGTGCGACGTGCTCGTCAAGGACCGCGAAGACGGCTTCATTCGCGCCTTCTTCTCAACCCTCGCCGAAGAACTCGACGAGTTTGCGGGCGCCGCGCGCGCGCAGCAGTGGACCGGCGACGACGATGCGGTCGATTTGCAAGCCTTCGACGCCGTCGTTGCGTTCGGTAACGATGCGACCCTCGCCCGGATCGCCAAACAACTCTCGCCGAACGCGCGATACGTCGCCTACGGCAATAAGGCGAGCGCCGGATATATCTGCGCATCCGCGCTGTCCGACCAGCGCGCGGCCGCCGCGATCGCTGCGGGCGCCGCCCGCGATTTCGTGTTGTACGATACCGAAGGCTGCCTGTCGCTTCACATGTTGTTTATCGAACGAGGCGGAACCATCACACCGGAGGCCTTTGCTCGCATCTTGGCGGCCGAAATCGAACGCGCGACCGTTGAATTTCCGCTAGGCACGCGCGATGCCGGGGCGAGCGCCGCCGTCGCGAGCGCGCGCGACCTAGCGGCGTTTCGCGCGGCGGGCGGGAGCGGGAGCGTTTTCTCCAATCCCCAAGCGTCATTCGTGCTGCTGCTCGACCCGCCGGCCAACGAAGCGCCGCCGATGTTGCCGCGCACCCTCGCTGCCTATAGCGTCGATGGACCGCACGACGCGCAGGCATGCGTGCGAAAGCACGGCATTCCCCTTGAGGCGATTGCCGTTGCGGGAAACACGCCCGCGATCGCGCGCATGGCGCAAACGCTGGGAGCATCCCGCATCGCGCGGTTCGGCGAATTACAGCGTCCCCCGTTACTCGCATACCACGGCGGTCGTCCGCGCATCGCGGAGTTCGTGCGATGGATTACCGACGAAACTCATGAAGGAGCCGACGATGGCCGGTAG